From Alteromonas australica, one genomic window encodes:
- the cysN gene encoding sulfate adenylyltransferase subunit CysN: MNNENELLRQDILSYLEQHEQKDMLRFLTCGSVDDGKSTLIGRLLHDSKMIYEDQLAAITKDSKKVGTTGEKVDLALLVDGLQSEREQGITIDVAYRYFSTDKRKFIIADTPGHEQYTRNMVTGASTCDLAIILVDARGGVKVQTKRHSFLVSLLGIKHVIVAINKMDLMDYSEEVYNQIQQDYLKFAEQLDIPDIQFVPISALEGDNVVGQSEKTPWFDGTPLMQMLENIEIGEDDNHEDFRFPVQYVNRPNLDFRGFAGTVVSGQVAPGDEITALPSGKTSKVKQVVTFEGDQERAYVPQAVTLTLEDEIDISRGDMIVKSDNLPLLSTQFKTHLVWMSEEPLMPNKQYLFKFATKSTTGVVAHIDNQIDVNTLDEKDAMHLNLNEIGVVDVKFTQPIACDPYKRNRPTGSFIVIDRLTNGTVGAGMVIDAIAADAQHESPNFSEFELEFNALVRKHFPHWNSVDISKL; this comes from the coding sequence ATGAACAACGAAAACGAATTATTAAGACAGGACATTCTGTCTTACCTAGAGCAACACGAACAAAAAGACATGCTACGTTTCCTTACTTGCGGTAGCGTAGATGACGGCAAGAGCACCCTTATTGGCCGCTTGCTTCACGATTCAAAAATGATTTATGAAGATCAACTTGCTGCCATTACTAAAGACAGTAAGAAAGTGGGTACCACTGGCGAAAAAGTGGATTTGGCACTTTTAGTTGATGGCCTTCAGTCAGAACGTGAACAAGGTATTACCATTGATGTGGCTTACCGCTACTTCTCTACAGATAAGCGTAAGTTCATTATTGCTGATACCCCAGGACACGAGCAATATACCCGTAACATGGTTACCGGTGCCTCAACCTGTGATCTTGCCATCATTCTTGTGGATGCCCGTGGCGGCGTTAAAGTGCAAACTAAGCGTCACTCTTTCTTAGTTTCACTACTTGGCATTAAGCACGTTATTGTGGCTATTAACAAAATGGACTTAATGGATTATTCCGAAGAGGTGTACAACCAAATTCAGCAAGATTACCTGAAGTTTGCTGAGCAACTTGATATACCTGATATTCAATTCGTCCCTATTTCAGCGCTAGAAGGCGATAATGTGGTGGGCCAAAGTGAAAAAACACCTTGGTTCGATGGCACGCCATTGATGCAAATGCTGGAAAACATTGAAATTGGTGAAGACGACAATCACGAAGATTTCCGCTTCCCTGTTCAATATGTTAATCGCCCCAACCTTGATTTCCGTGGTTTTGCTGGCACGGTAGTGTCTGGGCAAGTAGCTCCAGGTGACGAAATTACCGCGTTACCCTCGGGCAAGACGTCCAAGGTTAAGCAAGTGGTGACCTTTGAAGGTGATCAAGAGCGCGCATACGTGCCTCAAGCGGTGACATTAACCCTTGAAGACGAAATTGACATTTCCCGTGGCGACATGATTGTAAAGTCAGATAACCTTCCATTGTTATCTACACAATTTAAAACGCACCTCGTATGGATGTCAGAAGAGCCGTTAATGCCAAACAAGCAATACTTGTTTAAATTTGCGACTAAGTCTACGACAGGTGTGGTTGCCCACATCGACAATCAGATTGATGTAAACACCCTTGATGAAAAAGACGCAATGCACTTGAATCTGAATGAAATTGGCGTGGTAGACGTTAAATTCACTCAGCCTATCGCCTGCGACCCTTACAAGCGTAACCGTCCAACTGGTTCATTTATAGTGATTGACCGCCTGACCAATGGCACCGTGGGTGCGGGTATGGTGATTGACGCTATTGCTGCTGATGCACAACACGAATCACCTAACTTCTCTGAGTTCGAATTAGAATTCAATGCACTGGTTCGTAAACACTTCCCACATTGGAACTCTGTGGATATTAGCAAGCTGTAA
- a CDS encoding GGDEF domain-containing protein encodes MALVFSAFPTTANINQTAEEEKFRQLGNLVNTVVYMWNSPFGLSNDEITSLIIKSNIQQDSSTLGSVIRAVLYEITATNSDTPRLPIEPIGSVSASDWKYVKEINVKRYVALRALFILSQAANRYVENSERLKHSIPQLYVLKKEALETGEPEAAAVASIWLAMEYSELNPMKAVVELEYALPYLLPFDEEYSLETILDKKLAHSWLADAYVSLNIVNRALKHQQYALEEVKKHSELNAYHFTGVVNAFVQLREFDKAIEMAEEAKQVSKENLSLEQTLYSLWLQTNIYLQRNTTLDRANILSLTENLAKYKDVQLPNSIAPAYEELSAIRAAIVGSEKEFENTIYRYVSTMNERATSSFYDTPIQLNKHQQLRNIYKLRGDFEKALFHQQEYENLLVQSRNLPEQLDNLVNDSPLERDITISKLQRLALSKDKQNLALKAERLQAILFGVVAALTTLLLFWFWRGQRSKAKLGDIDDLTGAFTRRAMFRAVSKPMSSKVTSCLVLIDLDHFKRINDRFGHVVGDEVLSTFGRVTRERIRKTDTFCRYGGEEFLLYLHDTNEDNAATLLKDIKRSMELHTHWQATDEVFSVSFSAGVVEIKGEKNIEKIIKACDHLLYKAKNAGRGKIETVSIQRYFTEQV; translated from the coding sequence TTGGCTTTAGTATTTTCAGCCTTTCCCACCACCGCCAATATCAACCAGACGGCTGAAGAAGAAAAGTTTCGCCAATTGGGCAATCTTGTAAACACAGTCGTTTATATGTGGAACAGTCCATTTGGGCTTAGTAATGACGAAATAACCTCACTCATTATTAAAAGTAATATTCAGCAAGACAGTTCAACGCTAGGCAGTGTTATTCGAGCTGTACTCTATGAAATAACAGCAACTAATTCAGACACTCCAAGGTTACCTATAGAACCAATAGGTAGCGTGTCGGCGTCTGATTGGAAATATGTGAAAGAAATAAATGTTAAGCGATACGTTGCATTGAGAGCCCTTTTTATCCTATCTCAAGCAGCCAACCGCTATGTTGAAAATAGTGAAAGGTTAAAACATAGTATTCCGCAGCTTTATGTTCTAAAAAAAGAAGCATTAGAAACCGGAGAGCCCGAAGCTGCGGCTGTAGCGAGTATCTGGCTTGCCATGGAATACTCGGAACTAAACCCTATGAAAGCCGTTGTCGAACTAGAGTATGCCCTACCCTACCTTTTGCCTTTCGATGAAGAATATAGTTTAGAAACAATTCTTGATAAGAAGCTTGCACACTCTTGGCTTGCCGACGCCTATGTCAGCTTAAATATCGTAAACCGGGCATTGAAGCATCAACAATACGCGCTAGAAGAAGTAAAGAAACACTCAGAACTAAACGCTTACCACTTTACAGGTGTGGTCAATGCATTTGTGCAACTAAGAGAGTTTGATAAAGCGATTGAAATGGCAGAGGAAGCCAAGCAAGTTTCTAAAGAAAACCTCAGTCTTGAACAAACACTTTATAGTCTTTGGCTTCAAACCAATATCTATTTACAAAGAAACACAACGCTAGATCGTGCAAATATATTATCCCTCACAGAAAACTTAGCTAAGTACAAAGATGTTCAATTGCCAAATAGTATTGCACCCGCCTATGAAGAATTGAGCGCAATTCGTGCGGCAATAGTAGGGTCAGAAAAAGAATTCGAAAATACAATTTATCGCTACGTTTCAACTATGAATGAGAGAGCAACCTCTTCTTTTTACGATACGCCCATCCAATTGAATAAGCATCAGCAGCTTAGAAACATCTATAAACTAAGGGGCGATTTTGAAAAAGCTCTGTTTCATCAGCAAGAATATGAAAACTTGCTGGTGCAATCTCGCAACTTGCCGGAGCAACTTGATAACCTTGTCAACGACTCTCCTTTAGAGCGTGATATAACCATTAGCAAACTGCAAAGGCTGGCGCTCAGTAAAGACAAACAAAACCTCGCTTTAAAAGCAGAACGACTACAAGCCATATTGTTTGGTGTGGTGGCGGCGTTAACCACCTTGCTACTGTTTTGGTTCTGGCGTGGTCAGCGCTCGAAGGCGAAACTCGGCGACATTGATGATCTTACCGGTGCCTTTACCCGCAGAGCCATGTTTCGAGCCGTGTCGAAACCGATGAGTTCTAAGGTGACTTCTTGTCTAGTACTTATCGACCTTGATCATTTCAAACGAATTAATGACAGGTTCGGCCACGTAGTGGGCGATGAAGTATTGTCTACCTTTGGTAGAGTTACCCGTGAACGTATTCGCAAAACGGACACCTTTTGTCGGTATGGCGGAGAAGAGTTTTTGCTTTATTTGCATGACACCAATGAAGACAACGCAGCTACGCTGCTTAAAGATATAAAACGTTCTATGGAATTACACACCCACTGGCAAGCAACCGACGAAGTTTTCTCAGTGAGTTTTTCAGCCGGAGTGGTCGAAATTAAAGGCGAGAAGAATATCGAAAAAATTATAAAAGCTTGCGACCACCTGCTTTATAAGGCGAAAAATGCCGGCCGAGGCAAAATAGAAACCGTATCAATACAAAGGTATTTCACAGAGCAAGTTTAA
- the putP gene encoding sodium/proline symporter PutP — translation MDTGTIISLGLYFVVMLGIGLFAYRQTDTNVEGYMLGGRQLGPAVTALSAGASDMSGWMLMGLPGAMYVSGLSAGWIAVGLTLGALANYMLVAPRLRVYTEVANNSITLPDYFENRFNDNSRLLRVIASVVIVIFFTLYTSSGVVAGGKLFETSFGLTYETGLYVTAGVVVAYTLVGGFMAVSMTDFVQGCIMFISLIMVPAVVITELGGIGASIDALDNINPALFDAFMDASSNEALTFIGIVSLMSWGLGYFGQPHIIVRFMAIRSVDDIPTARNIGMSWMIVSIIGALMTGLFGLAYVTGNNNTIDPETVFIYLSQILFHPFIGGFLLAAILAAIMSTISSQLLVTSSSLTSDFYQAFVRRDATDKELVIAGRVSVVAVALVAIFLAYDRDSTILTLVSNAWAGFGAAFGPLVLFSLFKREMTRRAALGGMVVGAVTVLLWIYLPIEIAGQPLGDWMYEIVPGFILSSLTIMILSKSGTPRDGVVNTFDLFQQKLNARK, via the coding sequence ATGGATACTGGCACGATAATCTCGTTGGGTTTGTACTTTGTAGTGATGCTAGGTATAGGCTTATTTGCTTACCGGCAAACAGACACCAATGTTGAAGGCTATATGCTAGGTGGTAGACAATTAGGCCCTGCTGTCACAGCATTGTCTGCTGGCGCCTCTGACATGAGCGGCTGGATGTTAATGGGCTTACCGGGCGCCATGTATGTATCAGGCCTCTCTGCTGGCTGGATAGCTGTAGGGCTTACACTCGGTGCACTGGCTAATTACATGTTAGTGGCCCCCCGACTCCGCGTTTACACCGAAGTCGCCAATAACTCAATCACATTACCTGACTATTTCGAAAACCGCTTTAACGATAATTCACGATTATTGCGAGTTATCGCATCGGTGGTAATTGTTATCTTCTTTACGCTTTACACTTCATCAGGCGTTGTGGCTGGCGGAAAACTCTTCGAAACCTCTTTCGGTTTAACCTACGAAACCGGCTTATACGTTACCGCAGGTGTGGTAGTGGCCTACACCTTGGTGGGTGGTTTTATGGCTGTCAGCATGACCGATTTCGTGCAAGGCTGCATTATGTTCATTTCGTTAATCATGGTGCCTGCGGTGGTGATTACCGAACTCGGTGGCATAGGTGCATCTATAGATGCTTTGGACAACATTAATCCCGCATTATTTGATGCCTTTATGGATGCCTCTTCAAACGAAGCACTTACCTTTATTGGCATTGTGTCGCTCATGTCTTGGGGGTTAGGTTACTTTGGACAACCTCATATCATTGTGCGCTTTATGGCAATTCGTTCTGTTGATGATATCCCCACGGCGCGTAACATAGGCATGAGTTGGATGATTGTGTCTATTATCGGGGCCTTAATGACAGGTCTATTCGGGCTGGCATATGTCACAGGCAACAATAACACCATAGACCCTGAAACGGTGTTTATTTACTTGTCGCAAATTTTGTTTCACCCCTTCATTGGTGGTTTTTTACTCGCCGCAATCTTGGCCGCCATCATGAGTACTATTTCATCTCAGTTGTTAGTTACCTCAAGTTCATTGACTAGCGATTTTTATCAAGCATTCGTGCGCCGCGATGCTACCGATAAAGAATTGGTCATCGCAGGAAGAGTAAGCGTGGTGGCCGTAGCACTTGTGGCTATTTTTCTTGCCTACGACAGAGACAGCACTATCCTCACCTTAGTCAGTAATGCATGGGCGGGCTTTGGTGCGGCATTTGGTCCACTGGTACTATTTAGTTTGTTCAAACGAGAAATGACCCGTCGCGCTGCGCTCGGTGGCATGGTCGTGGGAGCGGTCACAGTATTACTTTGGATTTACTTACCCATCGAAATTGCAGGGCAACCTTTAGGTGACTGGATGTACGAAATTGTACCTGGGTTCATTCTTTCGAGTTTAACCATTATGATTTTGAGCAAATCAGGTACGCCTCGTGACGGCGTGGTGAATACCTTCGATTTATTCCAGCAAAAACTAAACGCAAGAAAATAG
- the cysQ gene encoding 3'(2'),5'-bisphosphate nucleotidase CysQ codes for MSVPINSLTQSILGIAKDAGAEIMAIYEKDFAIYEKQDTSPLTEADLAAHNVIVNALESVSDLPILSEESADIAWDERKSWQSYWLVDPLDGTKEFIKKNGEFTVNIALIEDGKPTLGVVYAPALNKSYVGVVGEGAWTEVDGAFTPISARKHDGSEVWKIVGSRSHQSPEIQNLLAQLSGDTELVAMGSSLKLCLVAEGEAHLYPRLGPTSEWDTGAAHAVALAAGANVTVLDPANPLDNNADALTYNQKESVLNPFFLVSA; via the coding sequence ATGTCAGTGCCGATTAATTCATTAACCCAATCCATCTTGGGTATAGCGAAAGACGCTGGTGCAGAAATAATGGCGATTTATGAAAAAGATTTCGCTATTTATGAGAAACAAGACACCAGCCCTTTGACAGAAGCTGATTTAGCCGCACATAACGTCATTGTTAACGCCCTTGAGTCAGTTTCAGATTTACCTATTTTGTCTGAAGAATCAGCAGATATTGCATGGGATGAACGTAAAAGCTGGCAATCTTATTGGCTGGTTGACCCCCTAGATGGTACCAAAGAGTTCATTAAGAAAAACGGTGAATTCACAGTTAACATTGCCCTTATTGAAGACGGTAAACCTACCCTGGGAGTTGTGTATGCTCCAGCGCTTAATAAAAGTTATGTCGGCGTAGTAGGTGAAGGTGCATGGACAGAGGTAGACGGTGCATTCACCCCGATTTCTGCTCGTAAGCATGACGGAAGCGAAGTATGGAAGATTGTGGGCAGCCGCTCACATCAAAGCCCTGAAATACAAAACTTGCTTGCCCAATTATCTGGCGACACTGAACTTGTGGCCATGGGCAGCTCGCTTAAACTGTGTTTAGTAGCAGAAGGTGAAGCGCATCTTTACCCACGCTTAGGCCCTACGTCTGAATGGGATACCGGTGCAGCTCATGCTGTGGCTCTCGCCGCAGGCGCGAATGTCACCGTTCTCGACCCAGCAAACCCACTAGATAACAATGCTGATGCTTTGACCTATAACCAAAAAGAATCAGTGTTAAACCCCTTTTTCCTTGTGAGCGCATAA
- the cysD gene encoding sulfate adenylyltransferase subunit CysD, protein MTASIPSVTHLKQLEAESIQIFREVAAEFENPVMLYSVGKDSSVLLHLARKAFAPGKIPFPLLHVDTTWKFGEMIKFRDEQAEKHGFDLLVHINEEGVEQGVGPFTHGSAKHTDIMKTAALKQALNKYKFDAAFGGARRDEEKSRAKERVYSFRDENHRWDPKNQRPELWNIYNSQINKGESIRVFPMSNWTELDIWQYIYLENIDIPQLYLSKPRPVVERDGVLIMVDDDRMPLEEGEVPEMRSVRFRTLGCYPLTGAVESEAATLPEVIQEMLLTKTSERQGRVIDHDSAGSMEKKKMEGYF, encoded by the coding sequence ATGACTGCTAGTATCCCGTCTGTAACGCATTTGAAACAACTCGAAGCCGAGAGTATCCAAATTTTCCGTGAAGTCGCCGCTGAGTTTGAAAACCCAGTGATGCTTTATTCTGTTGGAAAGGACTCTTCTGTATTGCTTCACCTTGCCCGTAAAGCCTTTGCCCCGGGTAAAATCCCCTTCCCGCTTTTGCACGTAGACACCACCTGGAAATTTGGTGAAATGATCAAATTCCGCGACGAACAAGCAGAAAAGCACGGCTTTGACTTGCTTGTTCACATTAACGAAGAAGGTGTTGAGCAAGGTGTTGGCCCCTTTACTCATGGTTCGGCTAAACACACTGACATCATGAAAACAGCTGCACTAAAGCAAGCGCTGAACAAATACAAATTCGACGCAGCATTTGGTGGAGCACGTCGAGATGAAGAAAAATCACGGGCGAAAGAACGTGTTTACTCATTCCGTGACGAAAACCATCGCTGGGATCCAAAAAATCAGCGTCCAGAACTTTGGAATATCTATAACTCGCAAATTAATAAAGGCGAGAGCATTCGCGTATTCCCAATGTCTAACTGGACTGAGCTAGACATTTGGCAATATATCTACCTTGAAAACATTGATATTCCTCAATTGTACTTGTCTAAGCCTCGCCCAGTGGTTGAGCGAGATGGCGTACTTATTATGGTTGATGACGATCGCATGCCACTTGAAGAAGGTGAAGTCCCAGAAATGCGCTCTGTACGTTTCCGTACGCTAGGCTGTTACCCACTTACAGGTGCGGTAGAGTCAGAAGCCGCCACCTTACCCGAAGTTATTCAAGAAATGCTTCTTACTAAGACCTCTGAACGTCAAGGCCGTGTTATCGACCATGACAGTGCGGGCTCTATGGAGAAGAAAAAAATGGAAGGGTACTTCTAA
- the cysC gene encoding adenylyl-sulfate kinase translates to MATDNVVWHKHEVNKTTRSEKLNQNPRVFWLTGLSGSGKSTLANLLEKKLHEQNKHTYLLDGDNVRHGLCGDLGFSDKDRVENIRRISEVAKLFVDAGTLVLTAFISPFKADRDYCRSLLEEGEFVEVFIDTPLEVCESRDPKGLYKKARSGEIKDFTGIDSAYEAPEAPEIHLTYQDEPAEQTVERLYALLQEKGLV, encoded by the coding sequence ATGGCCACCGACAATGTTGTTTGGCATAAGCACGAAGTCAATAAAACAACACGTTCTGAAAAGCTGAACCAAAACCCACGGGTGTTTTGGCTTACAGGCCTTAGCGGTTCAGGTAAATCGACGCTAGCCAATTTGCTTGAGAAAAAGCTTCACGAGCAAAACAAGCACACGTATTTACTTGACGGTGACAACGTGCGCCACGGACTTTGTGGAGACTTAGGCTTTAGTGATAAAGATCGTGTTGAAAACATTCGTCGCATTAGCGAAGTCGCTAAGCTATTTGTAGATGCTGGAACCCTTGTACTCACTGCGTTCATTTCCCCTTTTAAGGCGGATCGTGACTACTGCCGCAGTTTGCTTGAAGAAGGTGAATTTGTGGAAGTCTTTATCGACACACCTCTTGAAGTTTGCGAGAGCCGCGACCCTAAGGGTTTATACAAAAAAGCGCGTAGCGGAGAGATTAAGGATTTCACCGGTATAGATTCGGCCTATGAAGCGCCAGAAGCGCCGGAAATTCACCTCACCTATCAGGATGAGCCAGCAGAGCAAACCGTTGAACGTTTGTATGCTTTGCTGCAAGAAAAAGGACTCGTATAA